DNA sequence from the Pedobacter schmidteae genome:
GCTGCTGTTCCTCAGCCCGGGCAAATGCCAGCTTCAGAAACAGCAGCTATCAATTTAACTGAGGTTTCTACTACTGGTAAAAATTTATTGAACGCCAGTCTCGCAGCAGAGATCAACACATTAGAGAACTCCTATAAATCTGCATCCGAGCCCAATAAAGCTTCGGCAGCAAAGTTATTGGCCCAAAAATGGGATGATCTGGAACAAGCTGTTCCAAGTGCGCTTTATTTGGAGATTGTAGCTAATAAAGAGCCAACCTTAAACAACTGGTTATTAACCGGCGAAAGGTTCTTAAAAGCTTTTGACAACTCGCGGGACAGTTTGCTACAACCGGCCTTGTTACAAAAAGCCAATGCGGCCTATACCAATGCGGTAGCAGCAGATTCGACCAGTGCAGATGCCAAAACAGGTTTGGGAATTACCATAGTAAATGGAATGGGTATGCCAATGCAGGGTATTGCCATGCTGATGGACGTAGTGAAAAAGGCCCCAAAAAATTTAAAGGCCAATATGAGCCTGGGTACCTTTGCCATAAAATCAGGTCAGTTTGACAAAGCCATCACCAGGTTTAACCACATCATTGCTATAAAACCGTCACCGGATGCTTATTTTTACTTAGGTACTGCATACGAGAACCTGGGTAAGAATGAGGAAGCTATTGATGCTTATTTAAAAAGCAAAAAGTTAGCTGCCAATGCTACTTTATCAAAATTTATTGATGATAAAGTGGTTGAACTAAAAAACAAGAAATAAACAGATTTAAAAATATTTAAAATTTAAAACTATGCCAAGCGGTAAAAAAAGAAAAAGACATAAAATGGCTACTCACAAACGCAAAAAACGTTTAAGAAAAAACAGACATAAGAAAAAATAATTTTTTCGTGTTATTGCTAAACAAACTAAGGCTAGGATTTGATCGTAGCCTTAGTTTGTTGGTAGCAATGTTTTTTTTTATTGTCCATGTGTTAATAAGGCCGTGTGCCTTAAAATCTGTAGCTTTTGGTAAAGGAACTAATTATAGATTCATCTCCTTCGGGAGTAACCATAGCTTTAGTTGAAGACAAACAACTTGTAGAACTTCATAAGGAGCAGATCAATAACAATTACGCTGTTGGAGACATCTATTTAGGCCGTATAAAGAAAATTATGCCCGGCCTAAATGCTGCGTTTGTTGATGTCGGCTATGAAAAAGATGCTTTTTTGCATTATTTCGATCTTGGTCCTCAAGTTCAATCTTTAATAAAGCTTACTAAAATCAAGCGTAATGGCTCTGTTAATGGTACACTATTAGATAATTTCAAACTAGAAGCAGACATTAACAAAGCAGGAAAAATATCAGAGGTTGTAAATAAAAACCTCGTATTACCTGTCCAGATCGCAAAAGAACCAATCTCAACAAAAGGACCCCGGTTAAGTTCTGATCTTTCTATTGCAGGAAGATATATTGTATTGGTTCCCTTCTCTAATGTCATCTCGATTTCCAAAAAAATTAAGAGCAATACAGAACGTAATCGTCTAAAAAAGATTATTGAAAGTATTAAGCCTAAGAATTTTGGAGTGATCATCCGAACGGTTTCGGAAGGAAAGGGTGTTGCCGAACTTCAAAAAGACTTACTGGATTCTGTAACGAAATGGGAAAACTTTATTAAAAAGTTACCTGATGCAGAACCCTCTAAGCGTGTTTGGGGTGAAATGGATCGTACTTCCACATTGATCCGTGATATTTTAAGTACAGACTTTACAAATGTTTATGTAAACGACAATAGTCTTTTCGAAGATATCCGCTCATATGTACATGAGATCTCTCCGGAAATGGAAAAGATTGTAAAACTTTACAAACATAAGGAGCCTATATTTGAGCATTTCGGCATCGAAAAGCAAATTAAAAATGCTTTCGGGAAAACGGTAAACCTGGCAGGTGGTGCCTACCTGGTGGTAGAACATACGGAAGCCCTGCACGTAATTGACGTAAACAGCGGAAACAGAACAGCAAGTAAGGAAAATCAGGAAGAAAATGCCCTCCAGGTAAACAAAGAGGCGGCAAAAGAAATTGCCCGTCAATTGCGTTTACGCGATATGGGAGGTATTGTTGTAATTGATTTTATTGATATGCACAAACCTGCAAACAGGAAAATATTATTTGATCACCTAAGGGATCTGATGATGTTGGACCGTGCAAAGCATACCATACTGCCGCCAAGTAAATTTGGCCTTGTTCAAATCACCCGCCAACGTGTACGGCCAGAGATGAACATTGTAACCAGCGAAAAATGCCCGACTTGTGATGGTACGGGGGAGATTAAGGCCAGCATTGTTTTAATGGATGACATTGAAAATAATCTGACCTATATTTTGCAGGAGCAAAACGAAAAAAATATTACGCTTTGTGTACACCCGTACATCGAGGCATTTATTAAAAAAGGATTTATTTCCTTACAATGGAAGTGGTTTTTTAAATTTGGACAGCGCATAAAAATCAAAGCAGTTCCATCTTACCACCTTACAGAATTCCATTTTATTTCTTCAAAAGACGAAGAGATCAAGTTATAACAAGAGCACTATTGCTCCAAACAGGCCTAATTTCATACAGAGATTAGGCCTGTTTTTTATCTACCTCTTATTTCCGGAATTTAGCCTAAATTCGTAAACACAGTAAAGCTTTTATAGATGGAGGAACATACCGGGTTAATCCGAGGAGTTAATAAAAATTAAATCAATTGGCTAAAACGAAATCAGCATATTTTTGCCAAAGTTGCGGATATGAATCCGCCAAGTGGCTTGGAAGATGTCCTTCCTGTAATGAATGGAATACCTTTGTAGAGGAGGTGATGGAGAAGTCATCGGCCAAAGTTCCATCCTGGAAATCCAGTACCGATCAGCAACGCGTAAGCAAACCCAACAAAGTAGAGCATATCCAATCTATCAGTGAAGAGCGCGCGCTAACCGGCGACAAAGAGTTGGACAGAGTCTTGGGAGGTGGCTTGGTTGCTGGCTCGGTAACCTTAATTGGCGGGGAACCGGGGATTGGAAAATCGACCCTTATGTTGCAGCTGGCGCTGAATATTGCCGGAAAAAAAATACTGTATATATCCGGAGAAGAAAGTGAGCAGCAGATTAAAATGAGGGCCGAGCGAATAACAGATAAGCCCAGTGCCGATTGTTATATTTTAACAGAAACCTCCACTCAAAATATATTTAAACAGATCGAGTTGCTGAAACCAGACCTGGTTATTGTCGACTCTATTCAAACCCTGCATTCGGCCCACATAGAATCTACTCCAGGAAGTGTATCTCAGGTTAGGGAATGCACAGCGGAATTATTGCGCTTTGCCAAGGAAACAGATACACCGGTGTTCCTGATTGGCCATATCACCAAAGACGGCACCATTGCCGGCCCCAAAATTCTGGAGCATATGGTTGATACCGTTTTACAATTTGAGGGCGATAGACACCATGTTTACCGTATACTACGGTCTATCAAAAACAGGTTTGGTGCAGCTGCAGAATTGGGAATTTATGCCATGCATAGTGCTGGATTAAGGCAAGTCTCAAATCCATCAGAAATCCTATTGTCACAACGGGATGAAGAACTTAGCGGAATTGCCATATCAGCCACATTAGAGGGTGCCAGGCCTATGCTTATAGAGACACAGGCATTGGTTAGCGCTGCTGCATACGGAACCCCACAGCGCTCTTCAAATGGCTTCGATACCAAAAGAATGAATATGCTGTTGGCCGTACTGGAAAAAAGATGCGGCTTTCGGTTAAGTACGCGCGACGTATTCCTCAATATCGCCGGGGGGATTAAAGTAGAAGATCCCGCCATTGATCTGGCCATTTTGGTAGCTATCATTTCTTCACATGAAGAGATCTTTATTTCTTCAAAAATCTGTTTTGCAGCTGAAGTTGGACTATCGGGTGAAATAAGAGCTGTAAACAGAATTGAACAGAGAATTTCGGAGGCCGAAAAGCTAGGTTTCGAAAAAATTTTTATTTCTAATTACAACATGAAGGGATTAATAGTAGAGCGGTATAAAATTGAGTTAATTGCAGTAAGTAAAATAGAGGATGTTTTTTCCATTCTTTTTGGCTAAAATGAGTAAAATTGAGAAATACAAACCCCATTTATCCTCAAAATGAGAATTTTATTGCCCGTTTTTTAAATTACACTTGAAAGGCAATAATTTCAAAAACAACTGTATATCAACGTCTTACACTTTAAAGATAAAGATTTTAAAAAATGGTCTATTGTTTGTCTTAATGTTCACGTTAGCGTTCATTTATGAATTTTAACAAAACAATAGGGATGATTATCCTCGTTATCGAACGGTAACGAGGATTTTTTTTGGAATTTTCTATATATTTAGAAAATACACCAATCTAAAACAAAAAAATGATCATCGGATTAATAATTCTCGCAGCTGTATTCCTGATAGGAATTGTCCTGTACAATTCTCTTATAAGTAAGAAAAACCAGGTTACCAATGCCTTTTCTGCTATTGATGTAATGGTTAAAAAACGGTTTGATCTTTTGCCTAACCTCATTGAAACCGTTAAACAATACATGAACTATGAAGAAAGTGTGCTCGGCAAAATTGTTGAATTGCGTAGCAGGGCTTCAAATACCAATATCAGTAATGCCGAAAAACTGGAAATTGATAGTCAGCTGAGTTCAAGCATGAAGGGTTTGATGGTTAATGTTGAAAATTATCCTGACTTAAAAGCCAATCAGAATTTCCTTAACCTTCAAAGTACCTGGACAGAAAGTGAAGAGCAGATTGCCGCAGCAAGACGGACGTACAATGCTTCTGTTACCGCTTATAATAATGGCATCATGATGTTTCCGGGCAGCATACTTGCCGGCATGTTAAATTATCAGCCTATCGATGTATTGGTTAGCACAACTGAAGAACGCAGAAATATCAGCGCCAAAGACCTCTTTAACAGCTAATGGAGTTCAATACTGACAACTCGCAGTCCCTGCAAGGTGTTTTAGCCGAATTAGAAAATCAAAGGAAAACCGTAGCTGTATTAAAAATAAAAAGCTATTTGTTTATTGGCATCGGAATTCTGCTGATTGTAGCCGGGGGAATCTCAGGTATTGTGGTTCCCGGCTTGATTGGAGGCGCCGGTTTATTGATTACGGGTTTTGTATTTTTTAGTAAAACAGGTACTCGGTATAGCGACTACAGGCATAGCTTCAAACAAAATGTAATCTCTTTAGTCTTAAAATCAATAGATAGCAGTCTGGAAATAGACTATACGAACGGCTTACCGGAAGAAACATTTATTTACTCGCAGCTTTTCAGTAAAGACCCCGACCGCTACAGAAGTGAAGATCAGGTATCTGGCACTGCTGGCAAAACACGATTTTCTTTTTCAGAACTACATGCCGAGTATAAAACAGTAACCCAAACCAAAAACGGCAGACAGGAACATTGGCACACCATTTTAAAAGGCATCGTATTTACGGCCGACTTCAACAAAGATTTTAAAGGCGTTACCGTAGTCAGGCCAAAAGATATGGGGGCTGCGCTAGGCGCATGGATATCTAAGGCCATGCCTATATTTTCAAGTTCGGCCAAACAACTCGTACAGCTCGAAAATCCTGATTTTGATGCCGGATTTGTCACCTACTCGACCGACCAGGTAGAAGCCCGATACATTTTAACACCAGCCCTGATGGAACGTCTGTGCGCACTAAACAACCGTTGCAACAATACCATTTCCGTTTCATTTATCAATTCCAACGTATTTATTGCCTTTCCACTAAACAGGGATTACTTTGAGCCACCGATACACAAAAGTCTCCTGAACCCGGATTTTTTAAACGACGACATAGGAGTAATCCGGTTTATGTACGATATTACTAAGGAGCTTGATTTGAATACAAGGATCTGGACTAAAAGTTGATTTTCTAAAAAAAGTATGTGTGTCCCGGGTTAAAATTTGCACATATAGTTATCTATTAACTATTTAACCAAATTAAACCCTATGCACAAGATCTTAAAACATCTCATTTACTCATCTATTGCCGTATTAAACATATGTTGTACAGCTATTGAAAAAGAAGCTTTAGAGCAAAAGCCTGTACGCACATCGGGCGTGGCCAACCAAACCTTATCGGGCTTGGTTAATTTAGGCCCGCAGGTATTCGAGTCCTCCATCAATGGAAGTGCCTACGCCAAAGATAGCGCCAACAATACCTGGGTATATACCGTCCAAACCGGATCTCCAGCAAGATTAATAGGCTACAATGTAACGACTTCCAACCTGGCAGTAAATTTACCTTTGACAGGCATTACCGGCTCCTGGTCAATTACCGTAGCCACTGACAACAGTGTTTACATTGCCAGCAATCAGGGCATTCTGCTACGTTACGATCAGGATACCCAAACCGTGTCAACTATTGGCAAGCCCGCGGCTACAGAAACCTATCTGTGGAGTCTTGTTGCCGGTAAAAATGGCGAGATCTTTATAGGCACCTATCCGGGATGCCGCGTATTTCGGTATCATCCCAATACGGGCTTTACCGACGTGGGATCGGGGGCATTAATTACAGGAGAAAATTATGTCAGAAGTGTCGAATATCACGAGCAAACCGATATGGTCTATGCAGGTATAGGCTCGCATACCGGCCTGATAGAATTAAATCCAAGAAACGGACAAAAGCGGGAAGTTTTACCGGTAGCAGACAGAGGCCTTTCAGGTTTTGTTTATCACCTGAAAGTGATAACCGGGCTAACCGGGGGAGACCGCTTGCTGGCTACCATCACAGGAACAGCCAGTAATAACAAAACACTGGTATACAATCTGCAAACTGGCCTGTTTGAGAAAAATATAACCAATGCCCTGGCAAATACCGCCATAAAATCGCCAATTGATCAGAAAATATATTTTAGTACGGCATCCAGTTTATGGTCTTATGAAATTACGCAAACCAATCCTACTCCCGTTTTGGTCAGCAGCACCAAAAATTCCCTTGCCAGAAGCTGGTCGGGCAATCAACAGTTGAGTTTACTTACACCCGAATTAAAGATCGTTGACGTAAACGTAAGTAATGGACAATCCACATCAACTAATTTGAATATTCCGCCGCTACCCATTCAAATACAAACTACCGCTACCGCGCCGAACGGCAAAGTATGGACAAGCGGTTATCCAATTGGAAGCAATGGCCTATACGATCCTGCTACCGGGACCACAGTTAACTACGACGGTCTGTCGCAAGCAGAAAGCATCAGTTTTCAGGGCGATCAGGTATTTTTTGGGATATATGGCGGAGCAAAAATTTATCGCTACAACAGCATCAACCCATGGACGGCAACAAACCCTAAGTTAATCGGAAGTGTTGCAGGTCAGGACAGGCCCTTTGGCAACGTAAGTGTTCCTGCGCTCGGAAAAATGTTTTTTGGTACTGTACCGGGCTACGGACTTTTAGGGGGATCACTCATAGAATATAACTCCAGTGATGATAAAATTATCAGTTACCCGAACCTGGTGCAAGACCAATCCATAGTTAGCTTAAATTATTTGGATAGCATTGTCATCGGCGGGACTTCTATTTGGGGCGGACTGGGCATTCAACCTACACAAAGCCAGGCTAAACTTTTTGGCTGGAACCTGGTTACCAAACTCAAAACATTCGAAATTATTCCTGTAACTGATGCCAAGGCAATAACAGCATTGATGTTGGGGCCCAACGGTAAAATCTGGGGTATGGCCGATGGGACACTCTTTATTTTTAATCCAGCTACCAATCAGGTTGATTCCACACATCAGTTATTTCAAGTTAGCCAGGCGACAAAAAATACCACAGTATGGCGGAATGCCTCCCTTGTGCTACACTCAAGCGGTAGGATTTTTGGTCTGGCGTACGGAGAATTATTTGAGCTGGATCCGGTAACAAAAGCCAAAACTACCATTTCAGCAAGTGGGGGAAGTTGTTTGACTTTAGGTACAAATGGCGAACTCTATTTCCATAGAGGTATAAATTTATGGAGATATAACCTGTAATCCCATTAAAATCAGCAGAACAGCGCTGTCCTTTAAGGAGCCGCGAAGATGCTTTAAAGCATAGGTGATTTGATTTTCTACAGCACGCTTAGAGATTCCCAATTTAAGCGCAATTTCATCATTGTTTAATAAGCTCTTCCGGCTCATTAAAAAAATCTCCCTGCATCTTTTCGGGAGTTTATCCAAATGCCGGTACAATTCCTCTTCCAGATTTGTGTAGGCCAGATTATAATAACCTGAATTTTCGACTGAGGCCGCAGAATAGACAGATAAATCTTCTTCATAGCTGAGATTTAACTTTTTGTTTGCTGCGATGTGCTTATAAACTATATATCTGCTCGCGGAAACTGTATAAGCTCTAAACGACCTTATCATCAATGTTTTCCGATTTTTCCAAAGGGATAAAAAGACATCGTGAACAATTTGTTCGCAAGTTTCCTTGTCCTTCAGGTAAGCGTAAACATTGTTAAATATGATGGATGAATAACGTGAAAAAAGGATGGCAAAAGACTTTTCATCATCTTCTTTAATCATTAGCCATAAGTTTTCATCTGTGGTCATTCCAAAACGATTTGAAACTAAATTACATTTTAAATTGATTAAAAGAAATTTGCCTATGATAAGGCGACCTCATTACAGCAGGTAACGGATTACAATATCTGCATGAAGTTTTTCTTTCAATGGCACATAATTTTCTCCTTTGATGACACAACGTAGTTTTCTGCCATTAAAATCGTTCAAACAATCTCATTTAAAAAGAATGTTACAACGCCGCATATTTTTTTTAAAAAGTATGTGTGTGACCAATAAAAAACAGCACTACTCTTATAGTACAAGCAATCGCTCCAAAACTTATTAAATATTTTTTGTCATGACTAAAGAAGAATACATTTTGCTCTATGAAAAATACCAATCAGGTATTTGCTCAGCCGAAGAGCAGGAGCTCTTGGAAACTTATCAGGATGATTATTCTTTAAACTTTCATTTTTCAGAATCTCATGACAGCAAAGAAAATCAAGAAAGAAATGCACGCATTTATCGGCGGCTTCAGAAAAGCATTCAGAATGAGCAGCCGGTTAAACTAAATTGGTACAAAACACCTTTCGCCGCCGCTGCAGCACTCGTTGGCATTTTATCTATAGGTGCCTATTTATTCTGGTCAACTCCTAAAATAAGCAAGTCAGAAAAAACACTGGTTTCAAATTCAAAAATAGTTCCGGGTAACAAAAAAGCCATACTTACGCTTGGCAATGGAGCTCAACTCATCCTTGACGACGCCCATAATGGCTTCCTCACCCATCAGGGGAAAGCTGTCATCTCGAAGGAAGCAAACGGTAGGCTGGCCTACAACGCAGCCGGGGTATCTCAAAATCAATCGGTTGAGCAAAACCTCATCACCATACCGAGGGGAAGCGAATATCAGCTTATACTACCTGACGGCACCAGGGTGTGGCTAAACTCAGCATCGTCACTAAGCTTTCCGGTAGCATTTAACGGAAATGCACGCAAGGTAACCTTATCAGGCGAGGCATATTTTGAAGTTGCTAAAAATAAAACCAAACCCTTTAGCATCTCTGTAAAAGGAACAGAAATAAAAGTATTGGGCACACACTTCAATGTAGATGCCTATAAGGATGTGAAAACAACATTAGTGGAGGGATCAGTTCAGTTGAGAAATAAAGCTCAGGCCGTAATTCTGACCCCCGGTGAATCGGGAGTAGCACAAACTGACGGGAAGTTTCGAATAGAACAGGCCGATATAGAAGCTGTTACCGCCTGGAAAAATGGATATTTTGTTTTCCATAATCAAGATCTCAAAAGTATTATGAATCAGGTGGAAAGATGGTATGACGTAGATATTGAATATGAAGGGAATGTAGAAAACAAGAAGTTTTACGGAAAGATCTCCCGTTCCGACGATTTATCGGAATTGTTAAAAAACATGGAATTAACAGGAATTGTTCATTTTAAAATTCAAACAGACCAGAAGACACAGAGAAAAAAAATCACTATAACCGAATAACGAGTACGCTTTAATTAACCAACACCTAAACCAAATTGACCAACCGTGTATGAGAAAAACCTTGACGTTACTTTTATCAGGCATAATTTTATCCGCCACCTCTTGCAACAAGGAAATTGAATTTACCCCCCTGGCCATGCCTACCCCCATAGAAGATGCTAGAGGGAATTTTGAGCCTTTTGATGTAAAAATTAGTAAAGATACTTACCTGGCAGGCGAACAGGTACGATTCTATTTTACCGGAGAAACAGAGTCTATTGACTTTTATTCTGGCGAAATTTACCGGCAATATGAGCATAAGGACAGTAGAATTGTGGATGTTTTTAAACCTTTTTTGTCATTCAGTACGCTGGTAAATCCTTTCCCTCTGGCCAACAACTTTTATTGCATGGTGTCTAATAACTTCACACCAGGTGCAAGCCCCACTTATGCAGATATCGCTAATGCAACCTGGCATCCTGTCAACTTCAGTTCCCCTACAGCAGCCAATGCCTGGAAAGCGTCAGGGTCTTTTGACTTGTCGCCCTACGTAGTTGAAGGAAAGCCATTATATTTTGCATTTAAATATGTAAACAGCTTCAGCAATGCAACCCCACCGGCTCATTTACCCTATTACTGGTATGTAAAAGACATCAGTCTGAAAAACAAGCTACCGACTGATCAAATGGTTGAAATAGGAAACCAGACCACTTCCGGGTTCATTGAAATCCAGGGCAATCTGACTACAAAAGGCACTTATTTCTGGGGTGCCGATCGTTTTTATTTGCTTGGGAACAAAAATGCTCCTGCAGGTACCGAGCATTGGGTAGTCAGTAAAGCATTTAATGCATCTCCGTTTGACATAGGTGGTGATGATCCCCTGCCTATTAAATCTCCAGGTGCTCCAAAACTGATTTCCTATAGCCAGGTATATACAAAACCTGGCACTTACAAAGCCTATTTTGTTGTAAAGCAGAAGAATCCAGACGGGACATTGTTAACTACGACCAAGTCCGTTGACGTACCCGTAACTAAATAAGCCATATTGTTAAACGACTACCATAAAAAAACTCCTGGTATCTCTAGTACCAGGAGCAGTATATGGTCTTTATAAATTGATCTGTACAACCCAAAAAAACCAGTATTTAAATGTATAAAATTTATGCCGCACTGCATTACTTCAATAATGCTTGCCTAAAAAAATATTTCCTCATTATGAGATTAATTGTTCTGATTTTGATTACGACTGTAATGCAGGTTTCTGCTGAAACATACGCCCAAAAGGTAACTTTCAGTAAAAAAAATGCCAGCCTTCAAGAAACGATAAAAGCAATTGAAGC
Encoded proteins:
- a CDS encoding M48 family metallopeptidase; this translates as MLVAFLFTRDIKGLVKPKEDTTAAVPQPGQMPASETAAINLTEVSTTGKNLLNASLAAEINTLENSYKSASEPNKASAAKLLAQKWDDLEQAVPSALYLEIVANKEPTLNNWLLTGERFLKAFDNSRDSLLQPALLQKANAAYTNAVAADSTSADAKTGLGITIVNGMGMPMQGIAMLMDVVKKAPKNLKANMSLGTFAIKSGQFDKAITRFNHIIAIKPSPDAYFYLGTAYENLGKNEEAIDAYLKSKKLAANATLSKFIDDKVVELKNKK
- a CDS encoding Rne/Rng family ribonuclease, coding for MVKELIIDSSPSGVTIALVEDKQLVELHKEQINNNYAVGDIYLGRIKKIMPGLNAAFVDVGYEKDAFLHYFDLGPQVQSLIKLTKIKRNGSVNGTLLDNFKLEADINKAGKISEVVNKNLVLPVQIAKEPISTKGPRLSSDLSIAGRYIVLVPFSNVISISKKIKSNTERNRLKKIIESIKPKNFGVIIRTVSEGKGVAELQKDLLDSVTKWENFIKKLPDAEPSKRVWGEMDRTSTLIRDILSTDFTNVYVNDNSLFEDIRSYVHEISPEMEKIVKLYKHKEPIFEHFGIEKQIKNAFGKTVNLAGGAYLVVEHTEALHVIDVNSGNRTASKENQEENALQVNKEAAKEIARQLRLRDMGGIVVIDFIDMHKPANRKILFDHLRDLMMLDRAKHTILPPSKFGLVQITRQRVRPEMNIVTSEKCPTCDGTGEIKASIVLMDDIENNLTYILQEQNEKNITLCVHPYIEAFIKKGFISLQWKWFFKFGQRIKIKAVPSYHLTEFHFISSKDEEIKL
- the radA gene encoding DNA repair protein RadA; translation: MAKTKSAYFCQSCGYESAKWLGRCPSCNEWNTFVEEVMEKSSAKVPSWKSSTDQQRVSKPNKVEHIQSISEERALTGDKELDRVLGGGLVAGSVTLIGGEPGIGKSTLMLQLALNIAGKKILYISGEESEQQIKMRAERITDKPSADCYILTETSTQNIFKQIELLKPDLVIVDSIQTLHSAHIESTPGSVSQVRECTAELLRFAKETDTPVFLIGHITKDGTIAGPKILEHMVDTVLQFEGDRHHVYRILRSIKNRFGAAAELGIYAMHSAGLRQVSNPSEILLSQRDEELSGIAISATLEGARPMLIETQALVSAAAYGTPQRSSNGFDTKRMNMLLAVLEKRCGFRLSTRDVFLNIAGGIKVEDPAIDLAILVAIISSHEEIFISSKICFAAEVGLSGEIRAVNRIEQRISEAEKLGFEKIFISNYNMKGLIVERYKIELIAVSKIEDVFSILFG
- a CDS encoding LemA family protein; protein product: MIIGLIILAAVFLIGIVLYNSLISKKNQVTNAFSAIDVMVKKRFDLLPNLIETVKQYMNYEESVLGKIVELRSRASNTNISNAEKLEIDSQLSSSMKGLMVNVENYPDLKANQNFLNLQSTWTESEEQIAAARRTYNASVTAYNNGIMMFPGSILAGMLNYQPIDVLVSTTEERRNISAKDLFNS
- a CDS encoding DUF3137 domain-containing protein yields the protein MEFNTDNSQSLQGVLAELENQRKTVAVLKIKSYLFIGIGILLIVAGGISGIVVPGLIGGAGLLITGFVFFSKTGTRYSDYRHSFKQNVISLVLKSIDSSLEIDYTNGLPEETFIYSQLFSKDPDRYRSEDQVSGTAGKTRFSFSELHAEYKTVTQTKNGRQEHWHTILKGIVFTADFNKDFKGVTVVRPKDMGAALGAWISKAMPIFSSSAKQLVQLENPDFDAGFVTYSTDQVEARYILTPALMERLCALNNRCNNTISVSFINSNVFIAFPLNRDYFEPPIHKSLLNPDFLNDDIGVIRFMYDITKELDLNTRIWTKS
- a CDS encoding RNA polymerase sigma factor, with amino-acid sequence MTTDENLWLMIKEDDEKSFAILFSRYSSIIFNNVYAYLKDKETCEQIVHDVFLSLWKNRKTLMIRSFRAYTVSASRYIVYKHIAANKKLNLSYEEDLSVYSAASVENSGYYNLAYTNLEEELYRHLDKLPKRCREIFLMSRKSLLNNDEIALKLGISKRAVENQITYALKHLRGSLKDSAVLLILMGLQVISP
- a CDS encoding FecR family protein, translating into MTKEEYILLYEKYQSGICSAEEQELLETYQDDYSLNFHFSESHDSKENQERNARIYRRLQKSIQNEQPVKLNWYKTPFAAAAALVGILSIGAYLFWSTPKISKSEKTLVSNSKIVPGNKKAILTLGNGAQLILDDAHNGFLTHQGKAVISKEANGRLAYNAAGVSQNQSVEQNLITIPRGSEYQLILPDGTRVWLNSASSLSFPVAFNGNARKVTLSGEAYFEVAKNKTKPFSISVKGTEIKVLGTHFNVDAYKDVKTTLVEGSVQLRNKAQAVILTPGESGVAQTDGKFRIEQADIEAVTAWKNGYFVFHNQDLKSIMNQVERWYDVDIEYEGNVENKKFYGKISRSDDLSELLKNMELTGIVHFKIQTDQKTQRKKITITE
- a CDS encoding DUF5017 domain-containing protein, producing the protein MRKTLTLLLSGIILSATSCNKEIEFTPLAMPTPIEDARGNFEPFDVKISKDTYLAGEQVRFYFTGETESIDFYSGEIYRQYEHKDSRIVDVFKPFLSFSTLVNPFPLANNFYCMVSNNFTPGASPTYADIANATWHPVNFSSPTAANAWKASGSFDLSPYVVEGKPLYFAFKYVNSFSNATPPAHLPYYWYVKDISLKNKLPTDQMVEIGNQTTSGFIEIQGNLTTKGTYFWGADRFYLLGNKNAPAGTEHWVVSKAFNASPFDIGGDDPLPIKSPGAPKLISYSQVYTKPGTYKAYFVVKQKNPDGTLLTTTKSVDVPVTK